A single Altererythrobacter sp. BO-6 DNA region contains:
- a CDS encoding GGDEF domain-containing protein: MSREPASHSFALREELDAALARRIGYHAWSADLKQALAHHQRRDEAVLLRFQLLIGLGISAMSLFWDIVAVPQKVDLAVGWRLLTIVPLTLIGLFVLRAQDAAKIKLVISLSLISMGMLAMHLASFGSTEIMARYSMATSFILALACLALPFTPQELARFALWYGLATVFAALWPHAMPASELSLYVVFTALLGVPAWAIARRHWNLRARAFLLDLRDDFNREELEKNNELLRQLSEQDPLTGMPNRRQFERVVTERMEALPAKRAASHNIAVMMIDLDHFKAFNDRHGHQAGDRCLMLAAAQLQAVFPHDYGVLARYGGEEFIAAMRERRPGQAAALAEEMRKAIAEMLVPVRDEAQPLITTSIGLALAPADSNLDLEDLIEMADVALYSAKRAGRNRLEIVIADGASEQGRARTGERRRA; the protein is encoded by the coding sequence ATGTCACGCGAACCCGCCTCGCACAGTTTCGCCTTGCGCGAAGAGCTCGACGCCGCCCTTGCGCGCCGCATCGGCTATCATGCGTGGTCGGCCGATCTGAAGCAGGCGCTCGCCCATCACCAGCGCCGCGATGAAGCCGTGCTGCTGCGGTTCCAGCTGCTGATCGGGCTGGGCATCAGCGCCATGTCGCTGTTCTGGGATATTGTGGCAGTGCCGCAAAAAGTGGATCTCGCGGTCGGCTGGCGATTGCTCACGATTGTGCCGCTGACACTGATCGGGCTGTTCGTCCTGCGGGCGCAAGACGCAGCCAAGATCAAGCTTGTCATTTCGCTGTCCCTCATTTCCATGGGGATGCTGGCGATGCACCTGGCCAGCTTCGGCTCGACAGAGATCATGGCGCGCTATTCCATGGCGACCAGTTTCATCCTCGCCCTGGCCTGCCTGGCCTTGCCGTTCACGCCGCAGGAACTGGCGCGGTTCGCCTTGTGGTACGGGCTTGCGACCGTATTCGCGGCACTCTGGCCGCATGCCATGCCGGCCAGCGAGTTGTCGCTCTATGTCGTATTCACGGCGCTTCTGGGCGTTCCCGCCTGGGCAATCGCGCGGCGCCACTGGAACCTGCGCGCCCGCGCCTTCCTGCTGGACCTGCGCGATGACTTCAACCGTGAAGAGCTGGAAAAGAACAACGAGCTGCTGCGGCAATTGTCCGAACAGGATCCGCTCACCGGCATGCCCAATCGTCGCCAGTTCGAACGGGTCGTGACCGAGCGGATGGAGGCCTTGCCGGCCAAGCGGGCCGCATCGCACAATATTGCCGTGATGATGATCGATCTGGATCACTTCAAGGCCTTCAACGACCGGCACGGCCACCAGGCTGGCGATCGCTGCCTGATGCTGGCAGCCGCGCAATTGCAGGCCGTCTTCCCTCACGACTACGGCGTGCTGGCGCGCTATGGCGGCGAGGAATTCATTGCCGCCATGCGCGAACGGCGCCCGGGCCAGGCTGCCGCGCTGGCAGAGGAAATGCGCAAGGCGATCGCCGAAATGCTGGTGCCGGTACGCGACGAGGCGCAACCGCTGATCACGACCAGCATCGGGCTGGCACTCGCCCCGGCAGATTCCAATCTCGACCTCGAAGACCTGATCGAAATGGCCGATGTCGCGCTTTACAGCGCGAAGCGCGCGGGCCGCAACCGGCTCGAAATCGTGATCGCTGACGGCGCGTCAGAACAAGGCAGGGCAAGAACGGGCGAACGCCGCCGGGCGTGA
- a CDS encoding DUF2171 domain-containing protein: MFEKLRIKEHMEVADAEGRHVGTVDGVKDETIKLTKSDSMDGKHHVLSLNDVDRIDDNRVYLKEDAKIPIGLGNKASLAI, translated from the coding sequence ATGTTTGAGAAGCTACGCATCAAGGAACATATGGAAGTTGCCGACGCCGAAGGTCGCCATGTTGGCACCGTTGACGGCGTGAAGGATGAAACCATCAAGCTGACCAAATCGGACAGTATGGACGGCAAGCATCACGTGCTGTCGCTCAATGATGTCGACCGGATCGATGACAACCGCGTCTATCTGAAGGAAGACGCAAAGATCCCGATCGGTCTGGGCAACAAGGCGTCGCTCGCGATCTGA
- a CDS encoding ribonucleoside-diphosphate reductase subunit alpha, with amino-acid sequence MDFRTGDEAAMGLDQGVDASVETETRPTAAKETPTGNKGGNKGKAKAMAMEAEDKGSDALVAAKAGEAMAEALSQAAQAAAAPKDDSKKVNDRRFTIVTDEARDANLTEFGKETLTDRYLLPGENYQDLFARVADAYADDQEHAQRLYDYISNLWFMPATPVLSNGGTNRGLPISCYLNSVSDSLDGIVGTWNENVWLASKGGGIGTYWGNVRGIGEPVGLNGKTSGIIPFVRVMDSLTLAISQGSLRRGSAACYIDISHPEIEEFLEIRKPSGDFNRKALNLHHGVLVTDAFMEAVRNGSEFELTSPRDGSVRGKVDARSLFQKLVETRLATGEPYIVFSDTVNRMMPKHHRDLGLKVSTSNLCSEITLPTGVDHLGNDRTAVCCLSSLNLEKWEEWAGDKRFIEDVMRFLDNVLQDYIDRAPDEMARAKYSASRERSVGLGVMGFHSFLQMKQIGFESPMAKVWNLKMFKHIQAKASEASMLLAQERGACPDAEEMGVMERFSCKMAIAPTASISIICGGTSACIEPIPANIYTHKTLSGSFIVKNPYLEKLLREKSKDSTQVWNSILEKGGSVQHLDFLSAEEKAVFKTSFEIDQRWLLEFAADRAPYIDQAQSLNLFIPADVDKWDLMMLHFQAWEKGIKSLYYLRSKSVQRAGFAGGVEADNTADAPKIELSAGDQTDYEECLACQ; translated from the coding sequence ATGGATTTCAGGACTGGCGACGAGGCGGCAATGGGTTTGGATCAAGGCGTGGACGCAAGCGTCGAAACGGAAACCAGGCCGACAGCGGCGAAGGAAACGCCAACCGGCAACAAGGGCGGCAACAAAGGCAAGGCCAAGGCAATGGCAATGGAAGCAGAAGACAAGGGTTCGGATGCACTGGTCGCGGCAAAGGCTGGCGAAGCCATGGCCGAAGCCCTGAGTCAGGCGGCGCAGGCTGCCGCCGCTCCCAAGGATGACAGCAAGAAGGTCAATGACCGCCGCTTCACGATCGTCACTGACGAGGCGCGCGACGCGAACCTGACCGAATTCGGCAAGGAAACGCTGACCGACCGCTATCTGCTGCCGGGTGAAAACTACCAGGACCTGTTCGCGCGCGTGGCCGATGCCTATGCCGACGATCAGGAGCATGCCCAGCGCCTCTATGATTATATCTCGAACCTTTGGTTCATGCCGGCAACGCCGGTGCTGTCGAACGGCGGCACCAATCGCGGCCTGCCGATCAGCTGCTATCTGAACTCGGTTTCGGACAGCCTGGACGGGATCGTCGGCACCTGGAACGAGAACGTCTGGCTCGCATCGAAGGGCGGCGGGATCGGCACCTATTGGGGCAATGTCCGCGGGATCGGCGAGCCGGTTGGCCTCAACGGCAAGACCAGCGGCATCATCCCCTTCGTGCGCGTGATGGATTCGCTCACGCTGGCGATCAGCCAAGGCTCGCTGCGGCGCGGCTCGGCCGCCTGCTACATCGACATTTCGCACCCTGAGATCGAGGAGTTCCTCGAGATCCGCAAGCCGTCGGGGGATTTCAACCGCAAGGCGCTGAACCTGCATCACGGCGTGCTGGTGACCGATGCATTCATGGAAGCGGTGCGCAATGGCAGCGAGTTCGAGCTCACGAGCCCGCGCGACGGCAGCGTGCGCGGCAAGGTCGATGCGCGCAGCCTGTTCCAGAAGCTGGTCGAAACCCGGCTGGCCACGGGCGAGCCCTATATCGTCTTCTCCGACACGGTGAACCGGATGATGCCCAAGCATCACCGCGACCTGGGGCTCAAGGTTTCGACTTCGAACCTGTGCTCGGAAATCACCCTGCCGACCGGCGTTGACCATCTCGGCAATGATCGCACCGCAGTGTGCTGCCTCTCCTCGCTCAACCTTGAGAAGTGGGAAGAGTGGGCAGGTGACAAGCGCTTCATCGAGGATGTGATGCGCTTCCTCGACAATGTGCTGCAGGATTATATCGACCGCGCGCCTGACGAAATGGCCCGCGCGAAATATTCCGCCAGCCGCGAGCGTTCGGTCGGCCTTGGCGTCATGGGTTTCCACTCCTTCCTGCAGATGAAGCAGATCGGCTTTGAAAGCCCGATGGCCAAGGTGTGGAACCTGAAGATGTTCAAGCACATCCAGGCCAAGGCCTCGGAAGCCTCGATGCTGCTGGCGCAGGAACGCGGCGCCTGCCCCGATGCGGAAGAGATGGGCGTGATGGAACGCTTCAGCTGCAAGATGGCGATCGCGCCGACCGCGTCGATCAGCATCATCTGCGGCGGCACCAGCGCCTGCATCGAGCCGATCCCGGCCAATATCTACACCCACAAGACGCTGTCGGGCAGCTTCATCGTCAAGAACCCGTATCTGGAAAAACTCCTGCGCGAAAAGAGCAAGGATTCAACCCAGGTGTGGAACTCGATCCTGGAGAAGGGCGGCTCGGTCCAGCACCTGGATTTCCTGAGCGCGGAGGAAAAGGCCGTGTTCAAGACCAGCTTCGAGATCGACCAGCGCTGGCTGCTCGAATTTGCCGCCGACCGTGCGCCCTATATCGACCAGGCGCAGAGCCTGAACCTGTTCATCCCGGCCGATGTCGACAAGTGGGACCTGATGATGCTGCACTTCCAGGCGTGGGAGAAGGGCATCAAGTCGCTCTATTACCTGCGCTCGAAGTCGGTGCAGCGCGCCGGTTTCGCTGGCGGGGTGGAAGCGGACAACACCGCCGATGCGCCCAAGATTGAGCTGAGCGCGGGCGACCAGACCGATTACGAGGAATGCCTCGCCTGCCAGTGA
- a CDS encoding energy transducer TonB, with translation MNRTFVSGVALALAGALFPAPLVSQDITVKPGASSTESFVAEVSQELDQELGRIALPAHYFRGGLAQVRFQVDEQGQAENVTLYHRSGDRIVDRAALTAVARLDSIGALPAGYPDDQVIQANIIVAQSEGQLGKLKRQLAQREAARIAEAAHSQSAPVLALTIAANSPS, from the coding sequence ATGAACAGAACATTCGTTAGTGGCGTTGCCCTGGCCCTTGCCGGAGCACTCTTTCCCGCCCCGCTTGTCTCGCAAGACATCACTGTGAAGCCGGGTGCCAGCAGCACCGAAAGCTTCGTGGCTGAAGTATCCCAAGAACTTGATCAGGAACTTGGACGGATCGCACTGCCCGCCCACTATTTCCGTGGCGGGCTTGCCCAGGTCCGTTTCCAGGTCGACGAACAGGGCCAGGCCGAAAATGTCACTCTTTATCACAGGTCGGGTGACCGCATTGTCGACCGGGCCGCGCTAACCGCAGTGGCCCGGCTCGACTCGATCGGTGCACTGCCAGCGGGATACCCGGACGATCAGGTGATCCAGGCGAACATCATCGTGGCCCAAAGCGAAGGTCAGTTGGGCAAGTTGAAGCGCCAGCTGGCGCAACGCGAAGCAGCGCGCATTGCAGAAGCGGCCCATTCGCAGAGCGCGCCGGTGCTGGCTTTGACCATCGCCGCGAATTCCCCTTCCTGA
- a CDS encoding serine hydrolase domain-containing protein, protein MAALLASIALLPSQALAVPDGFAEQVEALLEESVPADGPGVSVIVTEHAQNVFVGARGMANIEQGAPITPETQFRLGSITKQFAAAVILQLAQEGSLSLDDPLSKFLPEYPEPGANVTIRQLLNHTSGIASYTSIPGFMNEANMSRHWTTAELTAVFKDRPLDFTPGEQYLYNNSGYILVGAVIEAVTGKPWYEAVEARISKPLGLATLRSFADEAAVREMATGYTTGDDGVAELAVPIDASVPGAAGALRGNVIDLAAWANALHGGKVLGADMYGEMTRRGTLANGETINYALGLDNSEFRGRPSIGHGGGINGFNTASVYLPDHDVFVAVFNNTDSPEVSANTLMAKVAALAIGEPFEALAKVPLDMDAVAPLLGEYRISDNEGRKFYERDGKLYTMRTGGGEREVFPAGGDRFFYGPSSLTWFAISRGADDVLQMAMYQDGASEAEISHWAGPVSTAPAVVIEPELLASYVGTYTSEIGTLLLAVSASGELTAKLNSQPSLTLVPQSETLFAVQGVDATVSLTVVDGKVTGAVIGQGGQEMALERSDTGD, encoded by the coding sequence GTGGCCGCGCTGCTGGCATCAATCGCACTGCTGCCCAGCCAGGCCCTGGCTGTTCCCGACGGCTTTGCCGAACAGGTCGAAGCCCTGCTGGAAGAAAGCGTTCCCGCCGATGGACCAGGCGTATCGGTGATCGTCACGGAACATGCGCAGAATGTTTTCGTCGGCGCACGGGGCATGGCGAATATCGAGCAGGGCGCGCCCATCACGCCTGAAACACAGTTCCGGCTCGGATCGATTACCAAGCAGTTTGCCGCTGCGGTGATCTTGCAGCTGGCGCAGGAGGGGTCGCTCTCGCTCGATGACCCGTTGTCGAAGTTCCTGCCGGAATATCCCGAGCCGGGGGCCAACGTGACCATCCGGCAACTGCTCAATCACACCTCGGGCATCGCCTCCTATACCTCGATCCCCGGTTTCATGAATGAAGCCAACATGAGCCGCCACTGGACCACTGCGGAACTGACCGCGGTGTTTAAGGATCGGCCATTGGATTTCACCCCCGGCGAGCAATATCTCTACAACAACAGCGGTTACATACTGGTAGGTGCGGTGATCGAAGCGGTTACCGGGAAGCCTTGGTATGAAGCAGTGGAAGCGCGGATTTCGAAGCCGCTCGGCCTGGCGACTTTGCGCAGCTTTGCCGACGAAGCGGCTGTGCGCGAGATGGCAACCGGCTATACCACCGGCGATGATGGTGTGGCAGAGCTTGCGGTCCCGATCGATGCCAGCGTGCCAGGCGCTGCCGGCGCTTTGCGCGGCAATGTGATCGATCTGGCTGCCTGGGCCAATGCCCTGCATGGCGGCAAGGTATTGGGTGCTGACATGTACGGCGAGATGACTCGCCGTGGCACGCTCGCCAATGGCGAGACGATCAATTACGCACTGGGGCTTGATAACAGCGAATTTCGCGGTCGGCCCAGTATCGGCCATGGCGGCGGGATCAATGGATTCAACACCGCCAGCGTTTACCTGCCGGATCACGATGTCTTTGTTGCGGTCTTCAACAACACGGATTCACCCGAAGTGTCAGCCAATACGCTGATGGCAAAGGTTGCGGCCTTAGCCATCGGTGAGCCGTTCGAAGCCCTTGCCAAGGTCCCGCTCGATATGGATGCGGTTGCGCCTCTGCTTGGGGAATATCGCATCAGTGATAACGAAGGACGCAAGTTCTATGAGCGCGATGGCAAGCTTTATACTATGCGCACTGGCGGAGGCGAGCGGGAAGTCTTTCCGGCTGGTGGGGACAGGTTCTTTTATGGCCCGTCCAGCCTGACCTGGTTTGCCATCAGCCGCGGGGCTGACGACGTGCTCCAGATGGCGATGTACCAGGACGGCGCGAGCGAGGCGGAAATTTCGCACTGGGCCGGGCCGGTCTCAACCGCACCGGCCGTGGTGATCGAGCCGGAACTGCTGGCCAGCTATGTCGGCACATACACCAGCGAAATCGGCACACTGCTGCTTGCGGTAAGCGCCAGCGGCGAATTGACCGCCAAACTCAATTCGCAGCCCTCGCTGACGCTGGTTCCGCAAAGCGAGACCTTGTTTGCCGTGCAAGGCGTCGATGCCACCGTTTCGCTGACCGTGGTGGATGGCAAGGTGACCGGCGCAGTGATCGGCCAGGGCGGACAGGAAATGGCTCTGGAGCGATCCGATACAGGCGACTGA
- a CDS encoding LysR family transcriptional regulator, which translates to MDFLAACRVFVRLAERGSFSAVAREEKQSQPTISRRLSELEEHLGARLIARTTRSFSLTDEGRAFLAKAREVLRSLEEAEQSVGARAEALSGRLRLFAPVSLGRFVLVPRVSRFMEKHDEIDVDLVLSDDPRGLGEAGADLALAIGMPRRRTDQAHKLGDVPMVVCGAPDLISRAGTPRTVDGLADLPAIAFIGPDMTHESWRLERGAEIREVMPNARLRTDSSEAALAALIEGVGIGLVPLWLVRDAIERSQLWRLLPQWTGGVLPIHAVYPDGRPPNARTRAFIEHFTRSLKGDRLFV; encoded by the coding sequence ATGGACTTTCTTGCCGCCTGCCGGGTTTTCGTCCGTCTTGCCGAACGCGGCAGCTTCAGCGCGGTCGCGCGCGAAGAAAAGCAAAGCCAGCCGACCATCAGCCGCCGTCTATCGGAGCTGGAAGAGCACCTTGGTGCACGGTTGATCGCGCGGACAACGCGCTCGTTCTCGCTGACCGACGAAGGCCGCGCTTTCCTCGCCAAGGCCCGCGAAGTGCTGCGCTCGCTGGAAGAGGCCGAGCAATCGGTCGGCGCCCGCGCCGAGGCGCTGAGCGGGCGGCTGCGACTGTTTGCCCCGGTTTCGCTAGGCCGCTTCGTGCTGGTGCCGCGCGTCAGTCGCTTCATGGAAAAGCATGACGAGATCGATGTCGACCTCGTACTGTCGGACGATCCGCGCGGACTGGGCGAAGCCGGAGCTGATCTGGCACTGGCAATCGGCATGCCGCGCCGCCGGACGGATCAGGCGCACAAGCTGGGCGATGTGCCGATGGTGGTGTGCGGCGCGCCGGACCTGATCAGCCGGGCAGGCACGCCACGAACGGTCGACGGCCTGGCAGACTTGCCGGCAATTGCCTTTATCGGGCCGGACATGACTCACGAGAGCTGGCGGCTGGAGCGCGGCGCGGAAATCCGCGAGGTCATGCCCAATGCCCGGCTCCGCACCGACAGTTCCGAAGCGGCGCTTGCCGCGCTGATCGAGGGGGTCGGGATCGGGCTGGTGCCGCTATGGCTGGTGCGGGACGCGATCGAACGCAGCCAGCTGTGGCGGCTGCTGCCACAGTGGACGGGAGGCGTGCTGCCGATCCACGCGGTCTATCCCGATGGCCGGCCACCCAATGCCCGCACCCGCGCCTTCATCGAACACTTCACCAGATCGCTGAAAGGCGACAGACTGTTCGTTTAG
- a CDS encoding alpha/beta hydrolase, with protein MAEAEANGITLHYDTHGDPSDPPMLLVMGLGAQMTLWPIDLVKALAGHGFHVIRYDNRDIGLSQKMEGAKAPGILRMVIFDRLGLPLRSPYSLADMARDGIGLLDALRIERAHVVGASMGGMIAQHMAMSHPAKVASLTSIFSSTGHRSLARSRAHAVRALTRRPRSMEEDALVAHGMNIARAIGSPAYRADEEELRRRVTENVRRSVYPAGFVRQLAAILADGSRRERLASVTAPTLVLHGEDDPLVPVDHGHDTARHVSGAKLKTYPGWGHDLPVEMVETLARDIAEHARAAA; from the coding sequence ATGGCCGAAGCCGAAGCGAATGGAATAACTCTTCATTACGACACACATGGCGATCCGTCCGATCCACCGATGCTGCTGGTGATGGGCCTGGGCGCGCAGATGACGCTTTGGCCGATCGATCTGGTCAAGGCGCTGGCGGGCCATGGCTTCCATGTGATCCGCTATGACAATCGCGACATCGGCCTGAGCCAGAAGATGGAAGGGGCGAAGGCCCCCGGCATCCTCAGGATGGTCATTTTCGACCGGCTTGGGCTGCCCCTGCGTTCGCCCTATTCGCTGGCGGACATGGCGCGCGACGGGATCGGTTTGCTCGATGCGCTGAGGATCGAGCGCGCGCATGTGGTCGGCGCGTCGATGGGCGGCATGATTGCGCAGCACATGGCGATGTCGCATCCCGCAAAGGTGGCGTCGCTGACCTCGATCTTCTCGAGCACCGGGCATCGCTCGCTGGCGCGGTCGCGCGCGCACGCGGTCAGGGCGCTCACCCGGCGGCCCAGGTCGATGGAGGAAGATGCGCTTGTTGCGCACGGCATGAATATCGCGCGTGCGATCGGCAGCCCGGCATACCGTGCTGACGAGGAGGAGTTGCGCCGGCGCGTGACTGAAAACGTGCGGCGCAGTGTCTATCCGGCAGGCTTCGTGCGCCAGCTTGCGGCGATCCTTGCCGATGGTTCGCGCCGCGAGCGGCTCGCATCGGTAACTGCGCCCACTCTGGTGCTGCATGGCGAGGATGACCCGCTGGTGCCGGTCGATCACGGTCACGACACCGCGCGGCATGTGTCCGGGGCGAAACTCAAGACCTATCCCGGCTGGGGCCATGATTTGCCGGTCGAAATGGTCGAGACCTTGGCGCGTGACATTGCGGAGCATGCCAGGGCCGCGGCCTGA
- a CDS encoding VIT family protein codes for MSRLHSEQHNITRIGWLRAAVLGANDGIVSTASLVVGVAAAAADKPVILLAGSAGLAAGALSMAAGEYVSVSSQSDTEKADLARERKELADQPEFEHEELAAIYRERGLDGELADEVARQLMAHDALGAHARDELAISELTTARPLVAALASAATFAVGAALPLVTVILVPRETLVIAVVAASLVFLALLGGLGARAGGAPMLRPVLRVVFWGAAAMAVTAGVGALFGTAVA; via the coding sequence ATGAGCCGCCTGCATTCCGAACAGCACAATATCACCCGCATCGGCTGGCTGCGGGCGGCAGTGCTGGGCGCGAATGATGGCATCGTCTCGACCGCCAGCCTGGTAGTGGGCGTGGCCGCAGCGGCGGCGGACAAGCCGGTAATCCTGCTCGCCGGATCGGCCGGGCTAGCGGCGGGCGCGCTGTCGATGGCGGCGGGCGAATATGTCTCGGTCAGCTCGCAATCGGACACGGAAAAAGCTGACCTCGCCCGCGAACGCAAGGAGCTGGCTGACCAGCCCGAGTTCGAACATGAAGAGCTCGCCGCGATCTATCGCGAGCGCGGGCTCGATGGCGAGCTGGCCGATGAAGTGGCGCGCCAGTTGATGGCGCATGACGCGCTGGGTGCGCATGCGCGCGACGAGCTGGCGATTTCCGAACTGACCACGGCCCGCCCGCTGGTGGCGGCGCTGGCTTCCGCTGCGACCTTTGCCGTGGGCGCCGCGCTGCCGCTGGTCACGGTCATCCTCGTACCGCGCGAAACGCTGGTTATAGCGGTGGTTGCTGCCTCGCTGGTGTTCCTCGCCCTGCTCGGCGGGCTGGGCGCGCGCGCCGGCGGGGCACCGATGCTCAGGCCCGTGTTGCGGGTGGTGTTCTGGGGCGCGGCGGCCATGGCGGTTACCGCGGGGGTGGGCGCGTTATTCGGAACCGCGGTGGCCTAA
- the nadB gene encoding L-aspartate oxidase produces the protein MTQATHDVLIIGSGAAGLTAALALAETKRVLVLAKGDLRSGSTAWAQGGIAAVLDAGDTFENHIRDTMVAGAGLNRRETVEFVIENAPQSIERLIELGVPFNRDGPDLHLTREGGHSHRRIVHVADATGWAVQAALLKAAEENPNITLLPGRACIDLITGRHGERFSGNGHVWGAYALNEATGQVEKHVARATILASGGAGRVYQFSTAPRGATGDGIAMAWRAGCRVSNMEMMQFHPTCLYNLDVKNFLITEAVRGEGGRLFNPVTGERYMERYDPERMELAPRDIVARANDDQIKRYGLDYVHLDISHQPPEFVREHFPTIHEKLLGLGIDMTKGPIPVVPAQHYTCGGVLIGLDARTDLPGLWAAGECTESGLHGANRLASNSLLECFVFGEAAAKDILDCWDDLASPPAIKDWDESRVTDPDEEVVIKQNWTEIRRFMWNYVGIVRTTKRLERAAHRIKLLTEEVDDYYGHFRVTTDLIELRNLLQSAELIVKSALARKESRGLHYTLDYPETLPVARDTVLVP, from the coding sequence ATGACGCAAGCGACCCACGACGTCCTTATCATCGGTTCGGGTGCAGCCGGGCTCACCGCCGCGCTGGCGCTGGCGGAAACGAAACGCGTGCTGGTGCTGGCCAAGGGCGACCTGCGTTCGGGCAGTACCGCCTGGGCGCAGGGCGGGATCGCCGCAGTGCTCGATGCCGGCGACACGTTCGAGAACCATATCCGTGACACCATGGTGGCGGGCGCCGGGCTCAACCGGCGCGAGACGGTGGAATTCGTGATCGAGAACGCGCCGCAATCGATCGAGCGGCTGATCGAACTGGGCGTGCCGTTCAATCGCGATGGCCCCGATCTCCACCTCACCCGCGAGGGCGGGCATTCGCACCGCCGCATTGTCCACGTCGCCGATGCGACCGGCTGGGCGGTGCAGGCCGCGCTACTCAAGGCGGCCGAGGAAAATCCCAACATCACGCTGCTGCCCGGCCGTGCCTGCATCGACCTCATCACCGGGCGGCACGGCGAACGGTTCTCCGGCAACGGGCATGTGTGGGGCGCCTATGCGCTCAACGAGGCGACCGGGCAGGTCGAAAAGCATGTGGCGCGCGCCACGATCCTCGCCAGCGGCGGGGCCGGGCGCGTCTACCAGTTCTCCACCGCGCCGCGCGGCGCCACGGGCGACGGGATCGCCATGGCTTGGCGCGCCGGGTGCCGCGTCTCCAACATGGAGATGATGCAGTTCCACCCGACCTGCCTCTACAACCTTGACGTCAAGAACTTCCTGATCACCGAGGCGGTGCGGGGCGAAGGCGGGCGGCTTTTCAACCCGGTCACCGGCGAGCGCTATATGGAGCGGTATGACCCGGAGCGGATGGAGCTGGCTCCGCGCGATATCGTGGCCCGCGCCAATGACGACCAGATCAAGCGCTATGGCCTCGATTACGTCCATCTCGACATCAGCCACCAGCCGCCCGAATTCGTGCGCGAACATTTTCCGACGATCCATGAGAAGCTGCTGGGACTGGGGATCGACATGACCAAGGGGCCGATCCCGGTCGTTCCGGCGCAGCATTATACCTGCGGCGGGGTGCTGATCGGGCTCGACGCGCGGACCGACCTGCCCGGGCTGTGGGCCGCGGGCGAATGCACCGAAAGCGGGCTGCATGGTGCCAACCGCCTGGCTTCCAACAGCCTGCTCGAATGTTTCGTGTTCGGCGAAGCGGCGGCGAAGGACATCCTCGACTGCTGGGACGATCTGGCTTCGCCCCCGGCAATCAAGGACTGGGACGAAAGCCGCGTCACCGATCCCGACGAGGAAGTGGTGATCAAGCAGAACTGGACCGAGATCCGCCGCTTCATGTGGAACTATGTCGGGATCGTGCGCACCACCAAACGGCTCGAGCGCGCGGCGCACCGGATCAAGCTGCTGACCGAGGAAGTGGACGACTATTACGGGCACTTCCGAGTCACCACTGACCTGATCGAACTGCGGAACCTGCTGCAATCGGCCGAGCTGATCGTGAAGAGCGCGCTCGCACGCAAGGAAAGCCGCGGACTGCATTATACGCTCGATTACCCCGAGACATTGCCGGTGGCGCGCGATACGGTGCTGGTGCCATGA
- a CDS encoding class I SAM-dependent methyltransferase codes for MSALYDTIGVDYANLRRPDLRIAAQLHAALGDAQSVLNVGAGAGSYEPIDRDVTALEPSAEMIAQRPSGSAPAVQGSAEDLPFADKSFDAAMAVLTIHHWSDQAKGLAEMRRVARGPVVLLTFDPAFRGAWQMEYWPQLVTLDEDQMPPLDFYERHLGPVDIETVPVPHDCSDGFLYAYWRRPEAYLDPRIRKGSSSFWKLVGVEAGLEQLAADLRSGDWARENAALLDAEVRDMGYRLVIAR; via the coding sequence GTGAGTGCGCTCTACGATACGATCGGGGTCGATTATGCCAATCTGCGCCGCCCCGATCTGCGCATCGCTGCGCAGCTTCACGCCGCGCTGGGCGATGCGCAGAGCGTGCTCAATGTCGGTGCGGGCGCGGGCTCTTATGAGCCGATCGATCGCGACGTAACCGCGCTTGAACCCTCGGCGGAAATGATCGCGCAGCGCCCGTCCGGCAGCGCACCGGCGGTGCAGGGCAGCGCTGAAGACCTGCCTTTTGCTGACAAATCGTTCGATGCGGCCATGGCGGTCCTTACAATCCATCACTGGTCCGACCAGGCAAAGGGATTGGCCGAGATGCGCCGGGTCGCGCGCGGTCCGGTCGTGTTGCTGACCTTCGATCCGGCATTCCGGGGCGCATGGCAGATGGAATACTGGCCGCAGCTTGTCACGCTTGACGAGGACCAGATGCCCCCGCTGGATTTCTATGAACGCCATCTAGGCCCGGTCGATATCGAAACCGTGCCGGTCCCGCACGATTGCAGCGACGGGTTTCTCTATGCCTATTGGCGCCGGCCCGAAGCCTATCTCGATCCGCGTATCCGCAAGGGCAGCTCGTCGTTCTGGAAGCTGGTCGGCGTTGAGGCCGGGCTTGAACAGCTCGCAGCCGATTTACGTAGCGGGGATTGGGCGCGCGAGAACGCCGCACTGCTGGATGCCGAAGTGCGTGACATGGGCTATCGGCTGGTGATAGCGCGCTAG